A segment of the Leclercia adecarboxylata genome:
AGCGTCAGGCTCTCAAACAGGCCGGTGCGGTGGGTTGTAACCACCAGATCGACCTCCTGCTCCTGCAGCATATCGACCATAAAGGCATTGCGTTTTACCCTGACGTCCAGCGCAAGCTTCGGATAAACCGAACTAATCCGATTAAGCAGGAACGGCAGAATGGTATCGGCCGATTCATCAGACGCGCCTAAGGTTAAGACTCCCTGCAGGTTACTAAACATTAATGATGTACATGCTTCATCATTGAAGCGCAGGATTTTTCTGGCGTAACCCAGCAGCTGAATACCGTGTTCCGTTAACAGCTTATTGCGACCATGACGGGCAAAAAGCTCTTTACCCACCAGCTGCTCCAGTCGTTGCATCTGTTGACTGACCGCGGACTGGGTACGGCAAACTGCGGCCGCGGCAGCAGCAAAGGTGTTCAGATCGGCGACCGCCACAAAGGTTCTCAGCAGATCGAGGTCGAGATTCAGTATCGGACGATTTGCATTAATCATATCTTTTCACTTACAGGTTGCTCGTACGGAGCTGCCCCGGGTTTAAGCTGTGTGCGTAAAAGTAATACAGTTCCTTCTGAACAAAATCCTCTGACGTCCCGGTCTGGCAGTGTGCCTGCATAATGTAATTGTGCTGGGTATATCAGTGGTCAGAAACAACTTATCTGACGATATTTTTATTCTCAAAAGCGATCGAGATATATAGATGATTGTCGGATGATGTAAATTCCATTAAAGAAGATGCATTTCCAGCGTCAACTTTATCGCAGTACAGGTTAAGCAGCAATGGTGTCACTTAACTTCTCAAGGCAGAGATAATTCTAACAATAACAATAAACTATTAAAGGTCCAGGCATCAAGACCTCTGGTGGCCTGTTATCTTTTATCGCTAAACCCGGTGACATCTTACCCTAAAACCTTTTTATTTATAAGCCTTATCGTGTTTCCAGGCATTTAACCTGATTGATAACTCGCTAAACTAATTTTATTTATATTAACGAAAGTTGCGATTTCGCCTTTATTTGGAAATAACTAATAATTCAACCAGGACTTAATGATTAATTATACTTAACATTAATTTCACACGGGCAACCTTTATATAAAGAGGCCGGACCGCAAACGCTACTCAATTTCATTCAGCTTTTACGAAATGTTCCTCAAGGAAACTGTAGCACTACCACCGTAAGCCTCTCAACATGCGGCTTTTTTACAGCGTAAAATCCATTTTAATATGCAACAACCAAAATAAATCACCAAATAACAACATAAATATGGACCATAAAATGTAACCAAACCTATAAAACAGTTAAAAACTTCAACTTGGCTTTTCGGGCATGAACAAAATCTTCTTCTGCCGACGCTTCAAAATTGGCCAAGCGAGGAGTACATTGTTTCGTGCTGACTTCCACGGCAGGAAGTAGCAATAACAGTGAAAAGGTTAAAGATTCATGTCACCCATCGAAAAATCCAGCAAGTTAGATAACGTTTGTTACGACATTCGTGGCCCGGTTCTTAAAGAGGCAAAGCGTCTCGAAGAAGAAGGTAATAAAGTACTTAAGCTCAATATCGGCAACCCGGCGCCATTTGGTTTTGATGCACCGGATGAAATTCTGGTTGATGTGATCCGCAACCTGCCGACGGCGCAAGGCTACAGCGACTCCAAAGGTCTCTACTCTGCCCGTAAAGCCATCATGCAGCACTATCAGGCGCAGGGCATGCGCGATGTGACCGTCGAAGATATCTATATTGGTAACGGTGTTTCCGAACTGATCGTCCAGGCGATGCAGGCCCTGCTGAACAGCGGTGACGAAATGCTGGTTCCAGCCCCGGATTACCCGCTCTGGACGGCAGCAGTATCGCTCTCCAGCGGTAAAGCGGTGCATTATCTGTGTGATGAATCGGCTGACTGGTTCCCGGATCTGGATGACATTCGCGCCAAAATTACGCCGCGCACCCGCGGGATCGTCATCATCAACCCGAACAACCCGACCGGTGCCGTCTATTCTAAAGAACTGCTGCTGGAGATTGTCGAGCTGGCCCGCCAGCATAATCTGATCATCTTCGCGGACGAGATCTACGACAAAATTCTGTACGACGCGGCGCAGCACCACTCCATTGCCGCGCTGGCGCCGGATCTGCTGACCGTCACCTTTAACGGCCTGTCGAAAACCTACCGTGTTGCCGGTTTCCGTCAGGGCTGGATGGTGCTGAACGGGCCGAAAAAACACGCCAAAGGCTATATCGAAGGTCTGGAGATGCTGGCCTCGATGCGTCTGTGCGCCAACGTACCGGCTCAGCACGCGATCCAGACGGCGCTGGGCGGCTATCAGAGCATCAGTGAATTTATCGTGCCTGGTGGGCGTCTGTACGAGCAGCGTCAGCGCGCCTGGGAGCTGATTAACGATATTCCGGGCGTCTCCTGCGTGAAGCCAAACGGCGCGCTCTATATGTTCCCCAAAATCGATATCAAACGCTTCAACATCTTTGACGACCAGAAGATGGTGCTCGACTTCCTGCTGCAGGAAAAAGTGTTGCTGGTACAGGGTACCGCTTTTAACTGGCCGTGGCCGGACCATGTGCGCATCGTTACGCTGCCGCGTGAGGATGAGCTGGAGATGGCCATCAGCCGCTTCGGGCGTTTCCTCGGCGGATACCATCAGTAATAACACCTTCGGGCTGCCACTGGCAGCCCGATTTGCATCTCACCGCCCCTCCCCTCACAATGAAACCTGTCGCAGTGCAAGACAAAAGGTAACTTATGAGTCAGAGTCATTTTTTCGCCCATCTTTCCCGTCTGAAACTGATTAACCGCTGGCCGCTGATGCGTAACGTCCGCACCGAGAACGTCTCCGAGCACAGCCTGCAGGTTGCCATGGTCGCCCACGCGCTGGCCGCCATCAAGAACCGCAAGTTCAACGGCCAGGTCAATGCCGAACGTATCGCCCTGCTGTCGATGTACCATGATGCCTCCGAAGTGCTGACAGGCGATCTGCCGACGCCGGTGAAGTACTTCAATTCGCAAATCGCCCAGGAGTACAAAGCGATCGAGAAAATCGCCCAGCAAAAACTGGTCGATATGGTGCCGGATGAGCTGCGGGATATCTTCGAGCCGCTGATTGACGAGCAGAGCTACAGCGAAGAGGAGCGATCGATCGTCAAGCAGGCCGACGCGCTCTGCGCCTACCTGAAGTGTCTGGAAGAGTTGTCTGCCGGTAATCACGAATTTTTACTGGCGAAAACCCGGCTGGAAAAGACGCTCGAGGCGCGCCGTAGCCAGGAGATGGATTACTTTATGGAAGTCTTTGTCCCGAGCTTCCAGCTGTCGCTGGATGAGATCAGCCAGGATTCCCCCTTGTGAGTTTTTTGCCGGGTGGCGGCTGCGCCTTACCCGGCCTACCAAACCGTAGGCCCGGCAAGCGTAGCGCCGCCGGGCAAAACTGTCAGAACGGGAACAAGACCGGGATCATCACCACGCACACCACCATCACCAGGATCGTGAAGGGCACGCCGAGCTTCACGAAGTCGCTGAAGCTGTATTTACCCGGCCCAAGCACCAGGGTATTCACCGGTGACGAGACTGGAGTCATAAAGGCGGCGGAGGCGGCCATCGCCACCATCATCGCAAACGGATAAGGCGATACGCCCATCGATTTCGCCATCGCCAGCGCAATAGGCGCCATGAGTACGGCGGTCGCGGTGTTGGAGATAAAAAGCCCGATAGTGGCGCACATGATAAACAGGCACATCAGCATCATATAGGGGCCATAGCCGCCCCCCAGTTCCATCAGCCCTTTCACCACCAGATCCACACCGCCGGTTTTTTGCAGCGCCAGCGCGAAGGGCATCATGCCGACAATTAAAATGATGCTCGGCCAGTGGATCGCTTTGTAAGCGCTTTCAGCGTCAATGCAGCGGAATTTGCCCATCAGCAGACAGGCAACGATCGCCGCCACCGGGTTCGGGATCTCGTCGGTCAGCATCAGGGCGACCATCAGCACCAGACAAAAAATGGCGTGCGGCGCCTGGCTGTGGGCGGGAGAGGCATCGCTGACCTCGATGGGTAAGTTCAGCACCACAAAGTCACGGCCTCGCTGGCCCAGCTGGGTGATCAGCTTCCAGTTGCCCACCACCAGGAAGATATCCCCCAGCTCCAGAGGTTCGTCCACCACCGAACCGTCCATCGCCACGCCGTCGCGTTTTAAGCCCACCACGTTTAAACCGTAACGGGTACGAAAACCGATTTCGCGGATGGTTTTGCCGAGCAGCTCCGACTCGGGGATCAGCGACACTTCCGCCATCCCCACGTCCAGCGCCTGATCGGAAAAATACTCGCCGCGCAGAACCATCGGCTCCAGCAGCTGTTCGCTGCAAAAGTCGCGCAGGTCGACATCCGCCGAGGACATATCGATCAGCAGCACGTCCCGGGCGCGGAACTCCGATACGCCGTTAACGTTAACGATGACCCGGCGAAAACGGCGCCAGCGCTCCACACCGATAACGTTGGCGCCGTAACGTTCACGAAGTTTCAGATCGTCCAGACGCTGCCCGATCAGCGGTGAGCCCGGACGGATCGCCAGGCGGCGGGCCCGTCCGGTGAGACGATACTCTTTGATCAGATCGCGGAAGGTACGGCGCTTCCAGCCGTCGCGGGGTTTATCTTGCTTATCGCTCTTCAGGGCAAAGCGGGTCAGCAACATATAAACAATACCGAGCACCAGGATCACCAGCCCCAGCGGCGTGACGCTAAAGAAGCCGAAGCCTTCCAGGCCCTCACGCAGCAGTTCACTGTTAACCACCAGGTTCGGCGGCGTCGCCACCAGCGTCATCATGCCGCTGATCAGCCCGGCGAAGCTGAGCGGCATCATCAGGCGCGAGGGCGAGATCTGCATGCGCATCGAGACGCTCAGCACCACCGGAATAAAGATCGCCACCACCCCGGTGGAGCTCATAAATGCCCCCAGCCCGGCAACGGTGAGCATTAAAAAGACCAGCATTTTGGTTTCGCTGTTGCCCGCCACGCTGACCAGCCAGGAGCCCATACTGGTCGCCACGCCGGTACGCACCAGGCCGTCGCCGATAATAAACAGGGCGGCAATCAGGATAACGTTGGGATCGCTAAAGCCTGAAAAGGCTTCCGGGAGGGTTAAGGTGCCGCTGAGCACAAAGGCCACAATCACCAGCAGGGCCACGGCATCCATGCGGACTTTGCCGGTCGCAAACAGAATAATCGCGATAAGGAGCAGGCTTAAGACCCAAATAAGTTCACCGTTCAAAACAGATCCTTGTCAGAAGAGAGTGAAGCCGATAGTGCCATAAAAAAGCCCCAACAATGTGGGGCTATATCATGGGATTACATTTTTCGTGAGACTGTTACATTCCCGTCAGCGGTGCGGCTGACAGCAACGGACTCCAGCGTGTTAAGCACCAGATCCGCCTCGTCCAGACGCGGCGAGTTGGCCGGAACATTGACGGCGATGACGTGACAGCCAGCGTTGAGGCCCGCCAGTACGCCGGCGGCAGCATCTTCCACCACCACGCACGTTTCCGGCGCCAGCCCCAGCAGCTTCGCGCCCAGTAAAAAGGCATCGGGCTCCGGCTTGCCGCGCGTCACCCGCTCCGCAGTGATAAATACCTCCGGCACCGGCAACCCTGCCGCTTTATGGCGCGCATGGGCCACAGGAACAGAGCCGGAGGTGACGATAGCCCACGGGATCCCCGCTTCATTCAGATGTCTGAGCAGCTCGAGCGCCCCCGGCAGCGCGGTGATGCCCTCGGTATCGGTGGCCTCGACCTGCTCAAGCCAGGTAAACTCGGCCTGAATATCTGCTTCGCTTCTTCCCTGGAGAAAGTGCCGTAAAGAGGTTATGGCCTGTTTGCCATGGATAAAATTCAGCACCTCCTGATGGTCAATGCCGTGCCTGTCGGCCCAGCGA
Coding sequences within it:
- the lrhA gene encoding transcriptional regulator LrhA, which produces MINANRPILNLDLDLLRTFVAVADLNTFAAAAAAVCRTQSAVSQQMQRLEQLVGKELFARHGRNKLLTEHGIQLLGYARKILRFNDEACTSLMFSNLQGVLTLGASDESADTILPFLLNRISSVYPKLALDVRVKRNAFMVDMLQEQEVDLVVTTHRTGLFESLTLRTSPTHWYCAAEFSLQRGEPVPLVLLDDPSPFRDIVLATLNAANVPWRLAYVASTLPAVRAAVKAGLGVTARPVEMMSPDLRVLGKADGLPALPDTEYMLCHNPLSNNELAQTIFNAMENYDNPWQYNNVTPEGGDDSLVIESDFE
- a CDS encoding SLC13 family permease, yielding MNGELIWVLSLLLIAIILFATGKVRMDAVALLVIVAFVLSGTLTLPEAFSGFSDPNVILIAALFIIGDGLVRTGVATSMGSWLVSVAGNSETKMLVFLMLTVAGLGAFMSSTGVVAIFIPVVLSVSMRMQISPSRLMMPLSFAGLISGMMTLVATPPNLVVNSELLREGLEGFGFFSVTPLGLVILVLGIVYMLLTRFALKSDKQDKPRDGWKRRTFRDLIKEYRLTGRARRLAIRPGSPLIGQRLDDLKLRERYGANVIGVERWRRFRRVIVNVNGVSEFRARDVLLIDMSSADVDLRDFCSEQLLEPMVLRGEYFSDQALDVGMAEVSLIPESELLGKTIREIGFRTRYGLNVVGLKRDGVAMDGSVVDEPLELGDIFLVVGNWKLITQLGQRGRDFVVLNLPIEVSDASPAHSQAPHAIFCLVLMVALMLTDEIPNPVAAIVACLLMGKFRCIDAESAYKAIHWPSIILIVGMMPFALALQKTGGVDLVVKGLMELGGGYGPYMMLMCLFIMCATIGLFISNTATAVLMAPIALAMAKSMGVSPYPFAMMVAMAASAAFMTPVSSPVNTLVLGPGKYSFSDFVKLGVPFTILVMVVCVVMIPVLFPF
- the yfbR gene encoding 5'-deoxynucleotidase, producing the protein MSQSHFFAHLSRLKLINRWPLMRNVRTENVSEHSLQVAMVAHALAAIKNRKFNGQVNAERIALLSMYHDASEVLTGDLPTPVKYFNSQIAQEYKAIEKIAQQKLVDMVPDELRDIFEPLIDEQSYSEEERSIVKQADALCAYLKCLEELSAGNHEFLLAKTRLEKTLEARRSQEMDYFMEVFVPSFQLSLDEISQDSPL
- a CDS encoding pyridoxal phosphate-dependent aminotransferase, translating into MSPIEKSSKLDNVCYDIRGPVLKEAKRLEEEGNKVLKLNIGNPAPFGFDAPDEILVDVIRNLPTAQGYSDSKGLYSARKAIMQHYQAQGMRDVTVEDIYIGNGVSELIVQAMQALLNSGDEMLVPAPDYPLWTAAVSLSSGKAVHYLCDESADWFPDLDDIRAKITPRTRGIVIINPNNPTGAVYSKELLLEIVELARQHNLIIFADEIYDKILYDAAQHHSIAALAPDLLTVTFNGLSKTYRVAGFRQGWMVLNGPKKHAKGYIEGLEMLASMRLCANVPAQHAIQTALGGYQSISEFIVPGGRLYEQRQRAWELINDIPGVSCVKPNGALYMFPKIDIKRFNIFDDQKMVLDFLLQEKVLLVQGTAFNWPWPDHVRIVTLPREDELEMAISRFGRFLGGYHQ
- a CDS encoding sugar phosphatase — its product is MQCKGFLFDLDGTLVDSLPVVERSWCRWADRHGIDHQEVLNFIHGKQAITSLRHFLQGRSEADIQAEFTWLEQVEATDTEGITALPGALELLRHLNEAGIPWAIVTSGSVPVAHARHKAAGLPVPEVFITAERVTRGKPEPDAFLLGAKLLGLAPETCVVVEDAAAGVLAGLNAGCHVIAVNVPANSPRLDEADLVLNTLESVAVSRTADGNVTVSRKM